In Solanum stenotomum isolate F172 chromosome 6, ASM1918654v1, whole genome shotgun sequence, one DNA window encodes the following:
- the LOC125867763 gene encoding uncharacterized protein LOC125867763 isoform X2 — translation MDFQHQHPYNRPPPPPPPLPPPSMADPHYQLPHSQRPPVPSPGSWYTNQFQYHPPPQQSPPPPPPPPPPPPQLQQWGPPPPPPPPFPGPPQGAYPHHHIQQQAQYPPPLPPRPHIPQSSPHGNQDWGSMNWGQQQNWGNSAPSNEDWAAKARAWAADKAANDHQHQNSQFTHDSRPEQQSHYYEQYTQSADQHLQDMQQPPVLPSSNHHSITPVAPPQRPSFGHLQEPSFFSPGQSPYVLPYTARDGNFTGDSVASFPQQGNSSISPLVHQQEVPSSYSSIAGKEEAGNQHETFYGSSPLPANSSHHHHAQLMPAPNKAAAMEERHYVMGPDLSDQPLDFAPRFSHEHDRHSQPYYVRADSGGSDPVSTMPSNYVWPSSAAPGSAYPPLPPMPPVGSQVDPSVVGASPATEHTASLFGRAQGSSFHPTVPSVGAHFGVGAGAALHAAAAFPADAYGISDRPKKAAVPNWLREEIIKKKAVITTSAAELPKEDSQSIEDEGVNKSYRKGDQADSKSIDSSRSTEDDDDDEVEVEAARTAAMNQEIKRVLTEVLLKVTDELFNEIATRVLSEEDLTVDVEQKTGASSQKVLTSVQAVTTPKASAKVLIPLKPKDTHSVNASEKSTSTSPGDLLGLANYASDDEDDNEIQSSDKQKPKEHGNGKSREESEEHDRSPANLEKNPHKMSPNVGTDDRSTRYSAHEDAGGSFKTESRVPEDKMPGGKDAVKTEKPSQTLDCKKTKIDNSRSEDRRDKPDKSGKREVRKGSGTNDNGMYTSSKDRKTEIDEGNHGNHEERLARKEKVGDLDGSKDIVKEKSRKSGEKAKESDSRKRPSPSNVKEERKEKERDSRAGVVIDNGRKRERTKDEKREKSRRKDERGSSRRKRHRSSSNDSRGRESKDKSTRANDPSDESSDDSRRKAQPNRHRSPSPLRSRKRHVSRSPHSKHSQRRRSPYPASESIRGRRSRSRSRSRSPNRRKR, via the exons ATGGACTTCCAACATCAGCATCCGTACAATcgaccaccaccaccaccaccaccgtTACCACCGCCGTCCATGGCGGATCCCCACTATCAGCTCCCGCATTCTCAACGACCACCGGTCCCGTCACCTGGTTCATGGTACACAAACCAATTCCAATACCACCCACCCCCTCAGCAATCTccccctcctcctcctcctcctcctcctcctcctcctcagCTGCAGCAGTGGGGTCCACCCCCTCCCCCCCCTCCTCCATTTCCTGGACCTCCTCAGGGAGCTTATCCACACCATCATATACAACAACAGGCCCAGTATCCACCTCCTCTTCCCCCGCGGCCGCATATTCCCCAATCTTCTCCTCATGGAAATCAG GACTGGGGCAGTATGAACTGGGGTCAACAGCAAAATTGGGGAAACTCAG CACCTAGCAATGAAGATTGGGCTGCAAAGGCCCGAGCATGGGCTGCTGACAAGGCTGCTAATGACCATCAGCACCAGAACTCGCAATTTACGCATGATAGCAGGCCAGAACAGCAGAGTCATTACTATGAGCAATACACTCAATCTGCTGATCAACATCTCCAAGACATGCAACAACCACCAGTTCTGCCGTCAAGTAAtcatcactccataactcctgTGGCACCTCCTCAGAGGCCATCGTTTGGCCATTTGCAGGAGCCCTCATTCTTCAGCCCTGGGCAATCTCCTTATGTTCTACCTTACACTGCAAGAGATGGAAATTTCACTGGAGATTCAGTTGCTTCATTCCCCCAGCAAGGAAACTCATCCATAAGTCCATTAGTCCATCAGCAGGAGGTACCTTCTAGTTATTCTTCTATTGCAg GTAAAGAAGAGGCTGGGAATCAACATGAGACGTTCTATGGTTCTTCACCTTTGCCTGCCAACTCTTCACATCATCATCATGCACAACTAATGCCAGCACCCAATAAAGCTGCAGCGATGGAAGAGCGTCATTACGTGATGGGTCCTGATCTTAGTGATCAGCCTTTGGATTTTGCACCTCGTTTTAGTCATGAGCATGACCGGCATTCCCAGCCCTATTATGTTCGTGCTGATTCAGGAGGTTCTGATCCTGTTTCAACAATGCCTTCCAATTATGTGTGGCCTTCTTCTGCTGCTCCTGGTTCTGCGTATCCTCCTCTTCCTCCAATGCCTCCAGTTGGGTCTCAG GTTGATCCTTCTGTTGTTGGAGCTTCTCCAGCCACTGAACATACTGCATCACTCTTTGGAAGGGCACAGGGTTCAAGCTTCCATCCAACTGTCCCGTCAGTTGGTGCACATTTTGGTGTTGGTGCAGGGGCCGCTCTGCATGCTGCAGCTGCTTTTCCTGCTGATGCATATGGGATTTCTGATCGCCCTAAGAAG GCTGCTGTTCCAAACTGGCTTAGAGAggaaataataaagaagaaagcTGTCATCACAACTTCAGCTGCAGAGCTTCCAAAGGAGGATTCTCAATCTATTGAAGATGAAGGTGTCAATAAATCTTATCGGAAAGGTGACCAGGCTGATAGCAAAAGCATCGATTCTTCAAGGTCAAccgaggatgatgatgatgatgag GTTGAGGTGGAAGCAGCACGAACTGCAGCAATGAATCAAGAAATAAAGCGTGTCCTAACTGAAGTTCTTTTAAAG GTTACTGATGAGCTATTTAATGAGATTGCAACAAGGGTTCTTAGCGAAGAGGATCTCACTGTTGATG TTGAGCAAAAAACTGGTGCTTCAAGTCAGAAGGTGTTAACATCTGTTCAAGCTGTTACAACTCCCAAGGCCTCTGCCAAGGTTCTGATACCACTCAAACCCAAAGATACTCATTCTGTTAATGCCAGTGAAAAGTCTACTTCCACTTCTCCTGGGGATCTATTAGGCCTTGCTAACTATGCGTCAGATGATGAGGATGACAACGAAATCCAGAGTTCTGATAAACAAAAGCCCAAAGAGCATGGAAATGGAAAATCACGTGAAGAATCCGAGGAGCATGATAGGTCTCCTGCCAACCTGGAGAAAAATCCTCACAAAATGAGTCCCAATGTTGGCACCGATGACAGGTCAACTAGATATTCTGCACATGAAGATGCTGGAGGCTCCTTTAAGACTGAATCTAGAGTTCCGGAGGATAAGATGCCAGGTGGGAAGGATGCTGTGAAAACTGAAAAGCCATCCCAGACTCTTGACTGCAAAAAGACTAAGATAGATAATTCCAGAAGCGAAGACAGAAGAGATAAGCCAGATAAGAGCGGTAAACGTGAAGTTAGAAAGGGTTCTGGCACAAATGATAATGGTATGTATACAAGCTCAAAAGACAGAAAAACTGAGATAGATGAAGGAAACCATGGGAATCATGAGGAAAGACTTGCTAGAAAGGAAAAAGTGGGTGATCTAGATGGTTCAAAAGATATTGTGAAGGAGAAAAGCCGTAAGTCAGGGGAAAAAGCCAAGGAATCTGACTCAAGGAAAAGGCCCTCACCCTCTAATGTCAAGgaagaaaggaaggaaaaagaaagagacaGCAGAGCTGGTGTTGTCATAGATAATGGTAGAAAAAGAGAGAGAACGAAggatgaaaaaagagaaaaatctaGACGTAAAGATGAAAGGGGCTCCAGCAGACGTAAAAGACATCGTTCATCTTCTAATGATAGCAGGGGTAGAGAGAGCAAGGACAAGTCAACCCGTGCCAATGATCCCAGTGATGAATCTTCAGATGATTCTAGAag GAAGGCGCAACCAAATAGACACAGATCACCATCACCACTCAGGTCAAGGAAAAG acaCGTTTCGCGGTCTCCTCATAGCAAGCACTCTCAGCGCAGGCGTTCTCCTTACCCTGCTAGTGAAAGCATCAG GGGAAGGAGGTCAAGGTCGAGATCAAGATCAAGGTCTCCTAATCGCAGGAAAAGATGA
- the LOC125867763 gene encoding uncharacterized protein LOC125867763 isoform X4, which produces MDFQHQHPYNRPPPPPPPLPPPSMADPHYQLPHSQRPPVPSPGSWYTNQFQYHPPPQQSPPPPPPPPPPPPQLQQWGPPPPPPPPFPGPPQGAYPHHHIQQQAQYPPPLPPRPHIPQSSPHGNQDWGSMNWGQQQNWGNSVAPSNEDWAAKARAWAADKAANDHQHQNSQFTHDSRPEQQSHYYEQYTQSADQHLQDMQQPPVLPSSNHHSITPVAPPQRPSFGHLQEPSFFSPGQSPYVLPYTARDGNFTGDSVASFPQQGNSSISPLVHQQEVPSSYSSIAGKEEAGNQHETFYGSSPLPANSSHHHHAQLMPAPNKAAAMEERHYVMGPDLSDQPLDFAPRFSHEHDRHSQPYYVRADSGGSDPVSTMPSNYVWPSSAAPGSAYPPLPPMPPVGSQVDPSVVGASPATEHTASLFGRAQGSSFHPTVPSVGAHFGVGAGAALHAAAAFPADAYGISDRPKKAAVPNWLREEIIKKKAVITTSAAELPKEDSQSIEDEGVNKSYRKGDQADSKSIDSSRSTEDDDDDEVEVEAARTAAMNQEIKRVLTEVLLKVTDELFNEIATRVLSEEDLTVDVEQKTGASSQKVLTSVQAVTTPKASAKVLIPLKPKDTHSVNASEKSTSTSPGDLLGLANYASDDEDDNEIQSSDKQKPKEHGNGKSREESEEHDRSPANLEKNPHKMSPNVGTDDRSTRYSAHEDAGGSFKTESRVPEDKMPGGKDAVKTEKPSQTLDCKKTKIDNSRSEDRRDKPDKSGKREVRKGSGTNDNGMYTSSKDRKTEIDEGNHGNHEERLARKEKVGDLDGSKDIVKEKSRKSGEKAKESDSRKRPSPSNVKEERKEKERDSRAGVVIDNGRKRERTKDEKREKSRRKDERGSSRRKRHRSSSNDSRGRESKDKSTRANDPSDESSDDSRRKAQPNRHRSPSPLRSRKRGRRSRSRSRSRSPNRRKR; this is translated from the exons ATGGACTTCCAACATCAGCATCCGTACAATcgaccaccaccaccaccaccaccgtTACCACCGCCGTCCATGGCGGATCCCCACTATCAGCTCCCGCATTCTCAACGACCACCGGTCCCGTCACCTGGTTCATGGTACACAAACCAATTCCAATACCACCCACCCCCTCAGCAATCTccccctcctcctcctcctcctcctcctcctcctcctcagCTGCAGCAGTGGGGTCCACCCCCTCCCCCCCCTCCTCCATTTCCTGGACCTCCTCAGGGAGCTTATCCACACCATCATATACAACAACAGGCCCAGTATCCACCTCCTCTTCCCCCGCGGCCGCATATTCCCCAATCTTCTCCTCATGGAAATCAG GACTGGGGCAGTATGAACTGGGGTCAACAGCAAAATTGGGGAAACTCAG TAGCACCTAGCAATGAAGATTGGGCTGCAAAGGCCCGAGCATGGGCTGCTGACAAGGCTGCTAATGACCATCAGCACCAGAACTCGCAATTTACGCATGATAGCAGGCCAGAACAGCAGAGTCATTACTATGAGCAATACACTCAATCTGCTGATCAACATCTCCAAGACATGCAACAACCACCAGTTCTGCCGTCAAGTAAtcatcactccataactcctgTGGCACCTCCTCAGAGGCCATCGTTTGGCCATTTGCAGGAGCCCTCATTCTTCAGCCCTGGGCAATCTCCTTATGTTCTACCTTACACTGCAAGAGATGGAAATTTCACTGGAGATTCAGTTGCTTCATTCCCCCAGCAAGGAAACTCATCCATAAGTCCATTAGTCCATCAGCAGGAGGTACCTTCTAGTTATTCTTCTATTGCAg GTAAAGAAGAGGCTGGGAATCAACATGAGACGTTCTATGGTTCTTCACCTTTGCCTGCCAACTCTTCACATCATCATCATGCACAACTAATGCCAGCACCCAATAAAGCTGCAGCGATGGAAGAGCGTCATTACGTGATGGGTCCTGATCTTAGTGATCAGCCTTTGGATTTTGCACCTCGTTTTAGTCATGAGCATGACCGGCATTCCCAGCCCTATTATGTTCGTGCTGATTCAGGAGGTTCTGATCCTGTTTCAACAATGCCTTCCAATTATGTGTGGCCTTCTTCTGCTGCTCCTGGTTCTGCGTATCCTCCTCTTCCTCCAATGCCTCCAGTTGGGTCTCAG GTTGATCCTTCTGTTGTTGGAGCTTCTCCAGCCACTGAACATACTGCATCACTCTTTGGAAGGGCACAGGGTTCAAGCTTCCATCCAACTGTCCCGTCAGTTGGTGCACATTTTGGTGTTGGTGCAGGGGCCGCTCTGCATGCTGCAGCTGCTTTTCCTGCTGATGCATATGGGATTTCTGATCGCCCTAAGAAG GCTGCTGTTCCAAACTGGCTTAGAGAggaaataataaagaagaaagcTGTCATCACAACTTCAGCTGCAGAGCTTCCAAAGGAGGATTCTCAATCTATTGAAGATGAAGGTGTCAATAAATCTTATCGGAAAGGTGACCAGGCTGATAGCAAAAGCATCGATTCTTCAAGGTCAAccgaggatgatgatgatgatgag GTTGAGGTGGAAGCAGCACGAACTGCAGCAATGAATCAAGAAATAAAGCGTGTCCTAACTGAAGTTCTTTTAAAG GTTACTGATGAGCTATTTAATGAGATTGCAACAAGGGTTCTTAGCGAAGAGGATCTCACTGTTGATG TTGAGCAAAAAACTGGTGCTTCAAGTCAGAAGGTGTTAACATCTGTTCAAGCTGTTACAACTCCCAAGGCCTCTGCCAAGGTTCTGATACCACTCAAACCCAAAGATACTCATTCTGTTAATGCCAGTGAAAAGTCTACTTCCACTTCTCCTGGGGATCTATTAGGCCTTGCTAACTATGCGTCAGATGATGAGGATGACAACGAAATCCAGAGTTCTGATAAACAAAAGCCCAAAGAGCATGGAAATGGAAAATCACGTGAAGAATCCGAGGAGCATGATAGGTCTCCTGCCAACCTGGAGAAAAATCCTCACAAAATGAGTCCCAATGTTGGCACCGATGACAGGTCAACTAGATATTCTGCACATGAAGATGCTGGAGGCTCCTTTAAGACTGAATCTAGAGTTCCGGAGGATAAGATGCCAGGTGGGAAGGATGCTGTGAAAACTGAAAAGCCATCCCAGACTCTTGACTGCAAAAAGACTAAGATAGATAATTCCAGAAGCGAAGACAGAAGAGATAAGCCAGATAAGAGCGGTAAACGTGAAGTTAGAAAGGGTTCTGGCACAAATGATAATGGTATGTATACAAGCTCAAAAGACAGAAAAACTGAGATAGATGAAGGAAACCATGGGAATCATGAGGAAAGACTTGCTAGAAAGGAAAAAGTGGGTGATCTAGATGGTTCAAAAGATATTGTGAAGGAGAAAAGCCGTAAGTCAGGGGAAAAAGCCAAGGAATCTGACTCAAGGAAAAGGCCCTCACCCTCTAATGTCAAGgaagaaaggaaggaaaaagaaagagacaGCAGAGCTGGTGTTGTCATAGATAATGGTAGAAAAAGAGAGAGAACGAAggatgaaaaaagagaaaaatctaGACGTAAAGATGAAAGGGGCTCCAGCAGACGTAAAAGACATCGTTCATCTTCTAATGATAGCAGGGGTAGAGAGAGCAAGGACAAGTCAACCCGTGCCAATGATCCCAGTGATGAATCTTCAGATGATTCTAGAag GAAGGCGCAACCAAATAGACACAGATCACCATCACCACTCAGGTCAAGGAAAAG GGGAAGGAGGTCAAGGTCGAGATCAAGATCAAGGTCTCCTAATCGCAGGAAAAGATGA
- the LOC125867763 gene encoding uncharacterized protein LOC125867763 isoform X1, with protein MDFQHQHPYNRPPPPPPPLPPPSMADPHYQLPHSQRPPVPSPGSWYTNQFQYHPPPQQSPPPPPPPPPPPPQLQQWGPPPPPPPPFPGPPQGAYPHHHIQQQAQYPPPLPPRPHIPQSSPHGNQDWGSMNWGQQQNWGNSVAPSNEDWAAKARAWAADKAANDHQHQNSQFTHDSRPEQQSHYYEQYTQSADQHLQDMQQPPVLPSSNHHSITPVAPPQRPSFGHLQEPSFFSPGQSPYVLPYTARDGNFTGDSVASFPQQGNSSISPLVHQQEVPSSYSSIAGKEEAGNQHETFYGSSPLPANSSHHHHAQLMPAPNKAAAMEERHYVMGPDLSDQPLDFAPRFSHEHDRHSQPYYVRADSGGSDPVSTMPSNYVWPSSAAPGSAYPPLPPMPPVGSQVDPSVVGASPATEHTASLFGRAQGSSFHPTVPSVGAHFGVGAGAALHAAAAFPADAYGISDRPKKAAVPNWLREEIIKKKAVITTSAAELPKEDSQSIEDEGVNKSYRKGDQADSKSIDSSRSTEDDDDDEVEVEAARTAAMNQEIKRVLTEVLLKVTDELFNEIATRVLSEEDLTVDVEQKTGASSQKVLTSVQAVTTPKASAKVLIPLKPKDTHSVNASEKSTSTSPGDLLGLANYASDDEDDNEIQSSDKQKPKEHGNGKSREESEEHDRSPANLEKNPHKMSPNVGTDDRSTRYSAHEDAGGSFKTESRVPEDKMPGGKDAVKTEKPSQTLDCKKTKIDNSRSEDRRDKPDKSGKREVRKGSGTNDNGMYTSSKDRKTEIDEGNHGNHEERLARKEKVGDLDGSKDIVKEKSRKSGEKAKESDSRKRPSPSNVKEERKEKERDSRAGVVIDNGRKRERTKDEKREKSRRKDERGSSRRKRHRSSSNDSRGRESKDKSTRANDPSDESSDDSRRKAQPNRHRSPSPLRSRKRHVSRSPHSKHSQRRRSPYPASESIRGRRSRSRSRSRSPNRRKR; from the exons ATGGACTTCCAACATCAGCATCCGTACAATcgaccaccaccaccaccaccaccgtTACCACCGCCGTCCATGGCGGATCCCCACTATCAGCTCCCGCATTCTCAACGACCACCGGTCCCGTCACCTGGTTCATGGTACACAAACCAATTCCAATACCACCCACCCCCTCAGCAATCTccccctcctcctcctcctcctcctcctcctcctcctcagCTGCAGCAGTGGGGTCCACCCCCTCCCCCCCCTCCTCCATTTCCTGGACCTCCTCAGGGAGCTTATCCACACCATCATATACAACAACAGGCCCAGTATCCACCTCCTCTTCCCCCGCGGCCGCATATTCCCCAATCTTCTCCTCATGGAAATCAG GACTGGGGCAGTATGAACTGGGGTCAACAGCAAAATTGGGGAAACTCAG TAGCACCTAGCAATGAAGATTGGGCTGCAAAGGCCCGAGCATGGGCTGCTGACAAGGCTGCTAATGACCATCAGCACCAGAACTCGCAATTTACGCATGATAGCAGGCCAGAACAGCAGAGTCATTACTATGAGCAATACACTCAATCTGCTGATCAACATCTCCAAGACATGCAACAACCACCAGTTCTGCCGTCAAGTAAtcatcactccataactcctgTGGCACCTCCTCAGAGGCCATCGTTTGGCCATTTGCAGGAGCCCTCATTCTTCAGCCCTGGGCAATCTCCTTATGTTCTACCTTACACTGCAAGAGATGGAAATTTCACTGGAGATTCAGTTGCTTCATTCCCCCAGCAAGGAAACTCATCCATAAGTCCATTAGTCCATCAGCAGGAGGTACCTTCTAGTTATTCTTCTATTGCAg GTAAAGAAGAGGCTGGGAATCAACATGAGACGTTCTATGGTTCTTCACCTTTGCCTGCCAACTCTTCACATCATCATCATGCACAACTAATGCCAGCACCCAATAAAGCTGCAGCGATGGAAGAGCGTCATTACGTGATGGGTCCTGATCTTAGTGATCAGCCTTTGGATTTTGCACCTCGTTTTAGTCATGAGCATGACCGGCATTCCCAGCCCTATTATGTTCGTGCTGATTCAGGAGGTTCTGATCCTGTTTCAACAATGCCTTCCAATTATGTGTGGCCTTCTTCTGCTGCTCCTGGTTCTGCGTATCCTCCTCTTCCTCCAATGCCTCCAGTTGGGTCTCAG GTTGATCCTTCTGTTGTTGGAGCTTCTCCAGCCACTGAACATACTGCATCACTCTTTGGAAGGGCACAGGGTTCAAGCTTCCATCCAACTGTCCCGTCAGTTGGTGCACATTTTGGTGTTGGTGCAGGGGCCGCTCTGCATGCTGCAGCTGCTTTTCCTGCTGATGCATATGGGATTTCTGATCGCCCTAAGAAG GCTGCTGTTCCAAACTGGCTTAGAGAggaaataataaagaagaaagcTGTCATCACAACTTCAGCTGCAGAGCTTCCAAAGGAGGATTCTCAATCTATTGAAGATGAAGGTGTCAATAAATCTTATCGGAAAGGTGACCAGGCTGATAGCAAAAGCATCGATTCTTCAAGGTCAAccgaggatgatgatgatgatgag GTTGAGGTGGAAGCAGCACGAACTGCAGCAATGAATCAAGAAATAAAGCGTGTCCTAACTGAAGTTCTTTTAAAG GTTACTGATGAGCTATTTAATGAGATTGCAACAAGGGTTCTTAGCGAAGAGGATCTCACTGTTGATG TTGAGCAAAAAACTGGTGCTTCAAGTCAGAAGGTGTTAACATCTGTTCAAGCTGTTACAACTCCCAAGGCCTCTGCCAAGGTTCTGATACCACTCAAACCCAAAGATACTCATTCTGTTAATGCCAGTGAAAAGTCTACTTCCACTTCTCCTGGGGATCTATTAGGCCTTGCTAACTATGCGTCAGATGATGAGGATGACAACGAAATCCAGAGTTCTGATAAACAAAAGCCCAAAGAGCATGGAAATGGAAAATCACGTGAAGAATCCGAGGAGCATGATAGGTCTCCTGCCAACCTGGAGAAAAATCCTCACAAAATGAGTCCCAATGTTGGCACCGATGACAGGTCAACTAGATATTCTGCACATGAAGATGCTGGAGGCTCCTTTAAGACTGAATCTAGAGTTCCGGAGGATAAGATGCCAGGTGGGAAGGATGCTGTGAAAACTGAAAAGCCATCCCAGACTCTTGACTGCAAAAAGACTAAGATAGATAATTCCAGAAGCGAAGACAGAAGAGATAAGCCAGATAAGAGCGGTAAACGTGAAGTTAGAAAGGGTTCTGGCACAAATGATAATGGTATGTATACAAGCTCAAAAGACAGAAAAACTGAGATAGATGAAGGAAACCATGGGAATCATGAGGAAAGACTTGCTAGAAAGGAAAAAGTGGGTGATCTAGATGGTTCAAAAGATATTGTGAAGGAGAAAAGCCGTAAGTCAGGGGAAAAAGCCAAGGAATCTGACTCAAGGAAAAGGCCCTCACCCTCTAATGTCAAGgaagaaaggaaggaaaaagaaagagacaGCAGAGCTGGTGTTGTCATAGATAATGGTAGAAAAAGAGAGAGAACGAAggatgaaaaaagagaaaaatctaGACGTAAAGATGAAAGGGGCTCCAGCAGACGTAAAAGACATCGTTCATCTTCTAATGATAGCAGGGGTAGAGAGAGCAAGGACAAGTCAACCCGTGCCAATGATCCCAGTGATGAATCTTCAGATGATTCTAGAag GAAGGCGCAACCAAATAGACACAGATCACCATCACCACTCAGGTCAAGGAAAAG acaCGTTTCGCGGTCTCCTCATAGCAAGCACTCTCAGCGCAGGCGTTCTCCTTACCCTGCTAGTGAAAGCATCAG GGGAAGGAGGTCAAGGTCGAGATCAAGATCAAGGTCTCCTAATCGCAGGAAAAGATGA